A genome region from Streptomyces sp. NBC_01296 includes the following:
- a CDS encoding DMT family transporter translates to MTAKNSATLPMSIAVERPVRRFGRGGKGVRGGRGTGPGAPARRATGGTALAALGVVAFSLTFPATAWGLESFGPWSFVAVRSVLAALIAGAFLVAGRVPLPAREHRAGLAVVAAGVVVGFPLLTTLALTTSTTSHAAVVVGLLPLTTAALSALRTGARPSRRFWTAAVAGAAVVLGFTLTQSGGALSAGDGYLFGSLLVCAAGYTEGGRLARVMPGWQVIGWALVLCLPLGLAGSALGLAYEPVHLSGHGLAGLLWAAAGSTFLGLYVWYRGMAEIGAPRASQLQLAQPLLTLVWSVALLGEHLSPAAPAAACAVLVCIAVTQRA, encoded by the coding sequence ATGACAGCAAAGAATAGCGCTACTCTCCCCATGTCGATAGCGGTTGAGCGCCCGGTCCGCCGGTTCGGTCGGGGCGGCAAGGGTGTCCGGGGCGGCCGCGGCACCGGCCCGGGCGCTCCTGCCCGCCGGGCCACCGGAGGCACCGCGCTCGCCGCGCTCGGCGTCGTGGCCTTCTCGCTGACCTTCCCCGCCACCGCCTGGGGCCTGGAGAGCTTCGGCCCCTGGTCCTTCGTCGCCGTGCGCTCCGTGCTCGCGGCCCTGATCGCGGGCGCCTTCCTGGTGGCCGGCCGCGTACCGCTGCCCGCCCGCGAGCACCGGGCCGGCCTCGCCGTCGTCGCCGCCGGGGTGGTCGTCGGCTTCCCGCTGCTCACCACGCTGGCACTGACCACCTCCACCACCTCGCACGCCGCCGTCGTGGTCGGCCTGCTGCCGCTCACCACGGCCGCGCTGTCCGCGCTGCGCACCGGCGCCCGCCCCTCGCGCCGGTTCTGGACGGCGGCCGTCGCCGGAGCCGCCGTCGTGCTCGGCTTCACCCTGACCCAGAGCGGCGGCGCCCTCTCGGCCGGCGACGGCTACCTCTTCGGGTCCCTGCTGGTCTGTGCGGCCGGATACACCGAGGGCGGGCGCCTCGCCCGCGTCATGCCCGGCTGGCAGGTCATCGGCTGGGCGCTGGTGCTGTGCCTGCCGCTCGGCCTGGCCGGCTCCGCGCTGGGGCTCGCGTACGAGCCGGTGCACCTGAGCGGCCACGGGCTGGCCGGCCTGCTGTGGGCGGCCGCCGGCTCCACCTTCCTCGGCCTGTACGTCTGGTACCGCGGCATGGCGGAGATCGGCGCCCCGCGGGCCAGCCAGCTCCAGCTCGCCCAGCCGCTGCTGACCCTGGTCTGGTCGGTGGCGCTGCTGGGCGAGCACCTGTCCCCCGCCGCCCCGGCCGCCGCCTGCGCGGTTCTGGTCTGCATCGCCGTGACCCAACGGGCTTAA
- a CDS encoding 3-hydroxybutyryl-CoA dehydrogenase — MSSERHEVTDLPSDITRVGVVGCGQMGAGIAEVCARSGLEVKVAETTGEALEIGRTRLHNSLTKAAERGKISEEERDATLARLTFTTDLGEFADRDLVIEAVVENEQVKTEIFQVLDQVITNPDAILASNTSSIPLVKLAVTTSRPDRVIGIHFFNPAPVQQLVELIPALTTSEETIKRAEALVGKVLGKHAIRAQDRSGFVVNALLVPYLLSAIRMFESGIASREDIDNGMELGCAHPMGPLKLSDLIGLDTIASIADSMYAEYKEPLYAAPPLLQRMVDAGRLGRKTGSGFYPYG; from the coding sequence ATGAGCAGCGAAAGGCACGAAGTGACTGACCTCCCTTCCGACATCACTCGAGTCGGCGTAGTGGGCTGTGGCCAGATGGGCGCGGGCATCGCCGAGGTGTGCGCGCGCAGCGGCCTCGAGGTGAAGGTCGCCGAGACCACCGGCGAGGCCCTGGAGATCGGGCGCACCCGGCTGCACAACTCCCTGACCAAGGCCGCCGAACGCGGCAAGATCAGCGAGGAGGAGCGGGACGCCACCCTGGCCCGCCTCACCTTCACCACCGATCTCGGCGAGTTCGCCGACCGCGACCTCGTCATCGAGGCCGTCGTCGAGAACGAGCAGGTCAAGACGGAGATCTTCCAGGTCCTCGACCAGGTGATCACCAACCCGGACGCGATCCTCGCCTCCAACACCTCCTCGATCCCGCTGGTCAAGCTGGCCGTCACGACCTCCCGGCCGGACCGGGTCATCGGCATCCACTTCTTCAACCCGGCCCCGGTGCAGCAGCTCGTCGAGCTGATCCCGGCGCTGACCACGAGCGAGGAGACCATCAAGCGGGCCGAGGCCCTGGTGGGGAAGGTCCTGGGCAAGCACGCGATCCGCGCCCAGGACCGGTCCGGCTTCGTCGTCAACGCGCTCCTGGTCCCGTACCTGCTGTCGGCCATCCGGATGTTCGAGTCCGGCATCGCGAGCCGCGAGGACATCGACAACGGCATGGAGCTGGGCTGCGCCCACCCGATGGGCCCGCTCAAGCTCTCCGACCTGATCGGCCTGGACACGATCGCCTCGATCGCCGACTCGATGTACGCGGAGTACAAGGAGCCGCTGTACGCCGCTCCCCCGCTGCTCCAGCGGATGGTCGACGCCGGCCGCCTCGGCCGCAAGACGGGCTCGGGCTTCTACCCGTACGGCTGA
- a CDS encoding histidine phosphatase family protein, whose translation MNVRVSLVAAARGSSLLAERFDDDRPLDGAGWHAVESAARGLVPLGAAELRYCSPSPRSRATGQALGYAPLAQPALRDCDMGRWRGLTLAEVAQREPGAVDLWLTDPLAAPHGGESLLAFISRIGSWLDTRPADDGGAIVAVAEPAVVRAALVYALRAAPLTYWNVDVRPLSTITLTGRSGHWHLSLQAPG comes from the coding sequence ATGAATGTTCGGGTCTCGCTCGTCGCCGCAGCCCGTGGTTCCTCGCTGCTTGCCGAGCGCTTCGACGACGACCGCCCGCTGGACGGGGCGGGCTGGCACGCGGTCGAATCCGCAGCGCGCGGGCTGGTCCCCCTGGGCGCCGCCGAGCTGCGCTACTGCTCGCCCAGCCCGCGCAGCCGGGCCACCGGGCAGGCCCTCGGATACGCGCCGCTCGCCCAGCCGGCGCTGCGCGACTGCGACATGGGCCGCTGGCGCGGGCTGACCCTGGCCGAGGTGGCGCAGCGCGAGCCCGGAGCGGTGGACCTCTGGCTCACCGACCCCCTCGCCGCCCCGCACGGCGGCGAGTCCCTGCTCGCCTTCATCTCCCGCATCGGCAGCTGGCTGGACACCCGCCCCGCCGACGACGGAGGTGCGATCGTGGCCGTGGCGGAGCCCGCGGTGGTCCGGGCGGCCCTGGTGTACGCACTGAGGGCGGCCCCGCTGACCTACTGGAACGTGGACGTCCGGCCGCTCTCGACGATCACCCTGACGGGCCGCTCGGGCCACTGGCACCTCTCGCTCCAGGCACCCGGCTGA
- a CDS encoding N-acetyltransferase produces the protein MTDLQITTLAQRPELAERLWDMKDPWPEFAQHDSVAWLLYPRMTRELADYVLVATDGDAVVARGYSVPFALHAPGRDGVLPARGWDQVLMWAFSDLRRGIAPDTVSAIEITIATDRQGEGLSARMLAAMRDNARSRGFAEVVAPVRPSGKPAEPDTPIREYAYRTREDGLPYDPWLRVHARAGAVIDSVAPLSMTITGSLAQWREWTGLPFDATGPVRVPGALAPVRCELEQGYAVYVEPNVWVRHALDRPEQAAPVRA, from the coding sequence ATGACCGATCTGCAGATCACCACCCTCGCGCAGCGCCCCGAACTGGCCGAACGGCTCTGGGACATGAAGGATCCCTGGCCGGAGTTCGCCCAGCACGACTCCGTCGCCTGGCTCCTCTACCCCCGGATGACGCGGGAGCTGGCGGACTACGTCCTGGTCGCCACCGACGGCGATGCGGTCGTCGCCCGCGGGTACAGCGTGCCGTTCGCCCTGCACGCGCCGGGCCGGGACGGGGTGCTGCCCGCGCGGGGCTGGGACCAGGTCCTGATGTGGGCCTTCTCCGACCTGCGGCGCGGGATCGCCCCCGACACGGTGAGCGCCATCGAGATCACCATCGCCACCGACCGGCAGGGCGAGGGCCTGTCCGCGCGGATGCTGGCGGCGATGCGGGACAACGCCCGCTCCCGCGGGTTCGCCGAGGTGGTGGCCCCCGTCCGGCCCAGCGGCAAGCCGGCCGAGCCGGACACCCCGATCCGGGAGTACGCGTACCGCACGCGCGAGGACGGTCTCCCGTACGACCCGTGGCTGCGGGTCCACGCCCGCGCGGGCGCGGTGATCGACTCGGTGGCCCCGCTGTCGATGACGATCACCGGCTCGCTCGCGCAGTGGCGGGAGTGGACCGGGCTGCCCTTCGACGCGACGGGCCCGGTCCGGGTGCCCGGAGCCCTGGCCCCGGTCCGCTGCGAGCTCGAACAGGGCTATGCGGTGTACGTGGAGCCGAACGTCTGGGTCCGCCACGCGCTGGACCGGCCGGAGCAGGCGGCTCCCGTCAGGGCGTGA
- a CDS encoding aminotransferase-like domain-containing protein, translating into MYERSSVAELAESLRSELNRYSVGGKLPSSRALVERFRVSPVTVSRALAQLAAEGLVVTRPGAGVFRARPRTAEPAPGDTSWQEVALSAEGDGEIVPRSVDASGVLACLAAPPSGVIGLNSGYLHPSIQPERAMAAALARAGRRPGAWERPPMEGLPELRDWFAREIGGAVAAADVLVTAAGQSALTTALRALAPPGAPVLVESPTYPGLLAIARASGCRPVPVPVDGEGVRPELLAAAFEATGARVFVCQPLFQNPTGAVLAPARRAEVLRIARAAGAFVVEDDYARALGHDDAGPLPPTLAAEDHDGVVVHVRSLTKATSPSLRVGALAARGPVLDRLRAIQIVDSFFVSRPLQEAALELVGAPAWPRHLRAVAAELRHRRDVLAGALRRELPGLTLSHLPKGGYQLWARMAEGGDDTAFAAAALRAGVAVAAGRPYFCAEPPGPYVRLSFAGVSGAGELNEAVRRLRSGAGNAIGPGA; encoded by the coding sequence ATGTACGAGCGTAGCAGTGTGGCCGAACTGGCAGAATCCCTGCGATCGGAACTCAACCGCTACTCGGTGGGTGGAAAGCTCCCCTCGAGTCGAGCCCTGGTGGAGCGCTTCCGGGTCAGCCCCGTCACCGTCTCCCGCGCCCTCGCGCAGCTGGCCGCCGAGGGGCTGGTCGTCACCCGGCCCGGCGCCGGGGTGTTCCGCGCCCGGCCCCGGACGGCGGAGCCCGCGCCCGGGGACACCTCCTGGCAGGAGGTCGCCCTCAGCGCGGAGGGCGACGGCGAGATCGTGCCGCGCTCGGTGGACGCCTCCGGGGTGCTGGCCTGTCTGGCCGCACCGCCGTCCGGCGTGATCGGGCTCAACAGCGGCTACCTGCACCCCTCCATCCAGCCCGAGCGGGCCATGGCCGCCGCGCTCGCCCGCGCCGGGCGGCGCCCCGGGGCCTGGGAGCGGCCGCCCATGGAGGGGCTGCCCGAGCTGCGCGACTGGTTCGCCCGGGAGATCGGCGGAGCCGTCGCGGCTGCCGACGTACTGGTCACCGCGGCCGGGCAGAGTGCGCTGACCACCGCCCTGCGGGCGCTGGCGCCGCCCGGGGCGCCCGTCCTGGTGGAATCCCCGACCTACCCCGGGCTGCTGGCCATCGCCCGCGCCTCCGGATGCCGGCCGGTGCCCGTCCCGGTGGACGGCGAGGGGGTCCGGCCGGAGCTGCTGGCCGCCGCCTTCGAAGCGACCGGGGCGCGGGTGTTCGTCTGCCAGCCGCTGTTCCAGAACCCGACCGGTGCGGTGCTGGCCCCCGCGCGGCGGGCCGAGGTGCTGCGGATCGCCCGGGCCGCCGGGGCCTTCGTCGTGGAGGACGACTACGCCCGGGCCCTCGGCCACGACGACGCCGGTCCGCTGCCCCCGACGCTGGCCGCCGAGGACCACGACGGGGTGGTCGTGCACGTCCGTTCCCTGACCAAGGCCACCTCGCCCAGCCTGCGGGTGGGCGCGCTCGCCGCCCGCGGTCCGGTGCTGGACCGGCTGCGGGCCATCCAGATCGTGGACAGCTTCTTCGTGTCCCGGCCGCTGCAGGAGGCCGCCCTGGAGCTGGTCGGCGCGCCCGCCTGGCCCCGCCACCTGCGGGCCGTCGCCGCCGAGCTGCGCCACCGGCGGGACGTCCTCGCGGGCGCGCTGCGCCGGGAGCTGCCGGGACTCACCCTGTCCCATCTGCCCAAGGGCGGATACCAGTTGTGGGCGAGGATGGCCGAGGGCGGCGACGACACGGCCTTCGCGGCGGCGGCCCTGCGCGCCGGGGTCGCGGTCGCCGCGGGCCGCCCGTACTTCTGTGCCGAGCCGCCCGGTCCGTACGTACGGCTCAGCTTCGCCGGGGTGTCCGGCGCGGGCGAGCTGAACGAGGCCGTCCGCCGGCTGCGCAGCGGGGCCGGCAACGCCATCGGTCCAGGCGCTTGA
- a CDS encoding glycoside hydrolase family 10 protein, producing the protein MAYIGRRGLLAGAAGLLAAAGATGGAGPAHAARAARGRGGRRGAAAEFRAMWIASVENVDWPSESGLDAEEQKDELTGLLDTAVARRLNAVILQVRPAADAMWPAAREPWSQWLTGEQGEDPGWDPLGTAVAEAHARGLELHAWFNPYRVANHTDPDRLAEDHPARRNPGWTVPYNGKLYYNPGLPEVRAFVQEAMLDAVSRYAVDGVHWDDYFYPYPAEGQYFDDDDAYARHGGAFATRADWRRDNTDTLVREMSARLRSIRPAARFGVSPFAVWRNRDRDPLGSPTQAGVETYDDLYADTRKWVREGWIDYIVPQAYWQIGHPTADYAKIVPWWADTVAGTDVALYVGEALYRCDRNSSTAAWRDPAELSKHLTFARGYPEVRGHVYFSAKQVVADPNGAMAKVVADHYPTAVPPR; encoded by the coding sequence ATGGCGTACATCGGACGGCGGGGGCTGCTGGCGGGGGCCGCCGGGCTGCTGGCCGCGGCGGGTGCGACGGGCGGGGCGGGCCCGGCGCACGCGGCCCGGGCGGCGCGGGGGCGCGGCGGGCGGAGGGGGGCGGCCGCCGAGTTCCGCGCGATGTGGATCGCCTCTGTGGAGAACGTCGACTGGCCCTCCGAGAGCGGGCTGGACGCCGAGGAGCAGAAGGACGAGCTGACCGGCCTCCTCGACACCGCCGTCGCCCGCCGCCTGAACGCGGTGATCCTCCAGGTCCGCCCGGCCGCCGACGCCATGTGGCCCGCCGCCCGGGAGCCCTGGTCGCAGTGGCTGACCGGGGAGCAGGGCGAGGACCCCGGCTGGGACCCGCTCGGTACCGCGGTCGCCGAAGCCCATGCCCGGGGGCTGGAACTGCACGCCTGGTTCAACCCGTACCGGGTGGCCAACCACACCGACCCCGACCGCCTGGCCGAGGACCATCCGGCCCGGCGCAACCCCGGCTGGACGGTCCCGTACAACGGGAAGCTGTACTACAACCCCGGCCTGCCGGAGGTGCGCGCCTTCGTGCAGGAGGCCATGCTCGACGCCGTCTCGCGCTACGCGGTGGACGGGGTGCACTGGGACGACTACTTCTACCCGTACCCCGCCGAGGGGCAGTACTTCGACGACGACGACGCGTACGCGCGCCACGGCGGCGCCTTCGCCACCCGCGCGGACTGGCGCCGCGACAACACGGACACGCTGGTCCGCGAGATGTCCGCGCGACTGCGGTCGATCCGCCCGGCGGCGCGCTTCGGCGTCAGCCCCTTCGCGGTCTGGCGCAACCGCGACCGGGACCCGCTGGGTTCGCCCACGCAGGCCGGCGTCGAAACGTACGACGACCTGTACGCGGACACCCGCAAGTGGGTCCGGGAGGGCTGGATCGACTACATCGTGCCGCAGGCGTACTGGCAGATCGGCCACCCGACCGCCGACTACGCGAAGATCGTGCCCTGGTGGGCGGACACCGTCGCCGGCACCGACGTGGCGCTGTACGTGGGCGAGGCGCTGTACCGCTGCGACCGCAACAGCTCCACCGCCGCGTGGCGCGATCCGGCGGAGCTGTCGAAGCATCTGACGTTCGCCCGTGGATACCCCGAGGTCCGCGGCCACGTCTACTTCTCGGCGAAGCAGGTGGTCGCGGACCCCAATGGAGCGATGGCCAAGGTCGTTGCCGACCATTACCCGACGGCCGTGCCGCCGCGCTGA
- a CDS encoding NUDIX hydrolase: MQWTNLSEQTVYTNRWFDVNLADVELPDGRHLDHFVIRLRPVAVATAVNEANEVLLLWRHRFITDSWGWELPAGVVEDGEDIAAAAAREMEEESGWRPGPLHHLMTVEPANGLTDARHHLYWADGATYIGHPEDDFESSRREWVPLKLVPDMIARGEIPAANMAAGLLLLHHLRLG; the protein is encoded by the coding sequence GTGCAGTGGACGAACCTGAGTGAGCAGACCGTGTACACGAACCGCTGGTTCGACGTGAACCTCGCCGATGTGGAACTTCCCGACGGCCGGCACCTGGACCACTTCGTGATCCGGCTGCGGCCGGTCGCCGTCGCCACGGCCGTCAACGAGGCCAACGAGGTGCTGCTGCTGTGGCGGCACCGGTTCATCACCGACAGCTGGGGCTGGGAACTGCCCGCGGGCGTGGTCGAGGACGGCGAGGACATCGCGGCCGCCGCGGCCCGGGAGATGGAGGAGGAGTCGGGCTGGCGGCCGGGGCCCCTCCACCACCTGATGACCGTCGAGCCGGCCAACGGGCTGACCGACGCCCGCCACCACCTCTACTGGGCGGACGGCGCGACGTACATCGGGCACCCCGAGGACGATTTCGAGTCCTCGCGCCGCGAGTGGGTGCCGCTCAAGCTGGTGCCGGACATGATCGCGCGCGGCGAGATCCCGGCCGCCAACATGGCGGCCGGGCTGCTGCTCCTGCACCATCTGCGGCTCGGCTAG
- a CDS encoding DUF1918 domain-containing protein codes for MRATEGDQLVQHGRIVGQHDKVGEITQVLGENGTPPYRVRFQDGHEAVMSPGPDCVVKHPTEPTH; via the coding sequence ATGCGCGCGACCGAGGGCGACCAGTTGGTGCAGCACGGCAGGATCGTGGGGCAGCACGACAAGGTCGGTGAAATCACTCAGGTACTCGGCGAGAACGGCACCCCTCCCTACCGGGTCCGTTTCCAGGACGGTCACGAGGCAGTCATGTCCCCGGGCCCCGACTGCGTCGTGAAGCACCCGACGGAGCCCACGCACTGA
- a CDS encoding alkyl/aryl-sulfatase, with the protein MGTAEQNEIRDADGRVVWDLDAYGFLDADCPPTAHPSLWRQSRLARGHGLFEVVPGIYQVRGFDLSNMTVVEGERGVLVVDPLISTQTAAAALALYRRHRGERPVTGVLYTHSHVDHFGGVKGVISVEEVAAGVPVLAPEGFLEHAVSENVYAGTAMSRRATYMYGAALPKGPRGQIGSGLGPTTSTGTVTLVPPTVHITRTGQSETVDGIRMVFQMTPGTEAPAELNIHFPDHAALCTAENATHTLHNLLTLRGAQVRDPHDWARYLTEAVQLFGAATDVVFASHHWPVWGREEALAFLSEQRDLYAYLHDQTLRMINQGLTAPEIAERMQLPPALERAWHTHGYYGSVSHNAKAVYQRYMGWFDGNPAHLWAHPPAEAATRYVDFMGGAGEVLRRARQSYAQGDFRWVAEIVHHVLFADPGNTEARALQADALEQLGYGSENGTWRNFYLTGAQELRHGSVGTPTTTASEDLINTLTLDQLFDSLAIRVDGPRSWDAEVTVRWHLGDGRDPSTLRLKNGVLTHVRGLGPAAGEPDVEITLDEPALRALLLGRAALADLVARGRARVCGDPARLAELTGHLTEPDPDFAIVTP; encoded by the coding sequence ATGGGAACGGCCGAACAGAACGAGATCCGGGACGCGGACGGCCGTGTGGTGTGGGATCTGGACGCGTACGGGTTCCTGGACGCCGACTGTCCGCCCACCGCCCATCCGAGCCTGTGGCGCCAGAGCAGGCTGGCCAGGGGGCACGGGCTGTTCGAGGTGGTCCCGGGGATCTACCAGGTGCGCGGGTTCGACCTGTCGAACATGACCGTGGTCGAGGGCGAGCGCGGCGTCCTGGTCGTCGACCCGCTCATCTCGACGCAGACCGCGGCCGCCGCGCTCGCGCTGTACCGCCGCCACCGCGGGGAGCGCCCCGTCACCGGCGTCCTGTACACGCACAGCCACGTCGACCACTTCGGCGGCGTCAAGGGCGTGATCAGCGTCGAGGAGGTCGCGGCCGGCGTGCCCGTGCTCGCGCCGGAGGGGTTCCTGGAGCACGCCGTCAGCGAGAACGTCTACGCCGGCACCGCCATGAGCCGCCGCGCCACGTACATGTACGGCGCCGCCCTGCCCAAGGGTCCTCGCGGGCAGATCGGCTCGGGGCTGGGCCCCACGACCTCCACGGGCACGGTCACCCTCGTCCCGCCGACCGTCCACATCACCCGCACCGGGCAGAGCGAGACCGTCGACGGGATCCGCATGGTGTTCCAGATGACCCCGGGCACCGAAGCCCCGGCCGAGCTCAACATCCACTTCCCCGACCACGCCGCCCTGTGCACCGCCGAGAACGCCACCCACACCCTGCACAACCTGCTCACGCTGCGCGGCGCCCAGGTACGCGACCCGCACGACTGGGCCCGCTACCTGACCGAGGCCGTCCAGCTCTTCGGCGCCGCCACCGACGTCGTGTTCGCCTCGCACCACTGGCCGGTCTGGGGCCGGGAGGAGGCCCTCGCCTTCCTTTCCGAGCAGCGCGACCTGTACGCCTACCTCCACGACCAGACGCTGCGCATGATCAACCAGGGGCTCACCGCGCCGGAGATCGCCGAGCGGATGCAACTGCCCCCGGCGCTGGAGCGCGCCTGGCACACCCACGGCTACTACGGCTCCGTCAGCCACAACGCCAAGGCCGTCTACCAGCGGTACATGGGCTGGTTCGACGGCAACCCGGCCCACCTGTGGGCCCACCCGCCCGCCGAGGCCGCCACCCGGTACGTCGACTTCATGGGCGGCGCCGGGGAGGTGCTGCGCCGCGCCCGCCAGTCCTACGCGCAGGGCGACTTCCGCTGGGTCGCCGAGATCGTCCACCACGTCCTGTTCGCCGACCCGGGCAACACCGAGGCCCGCGCCCTCCAGGCCGATGCCCTGGAGCAGCTCGGCTACGGCAGCGAGAACGGCACCTGGCGCAACTTCTACCTCACCGGCGCACAGGAACTGCGCCACGGATCCGTCGGCACGCCCACCACCACCGCCTCCGAGGACCTGATCAACACCCTGACGCTCGACCAGCTCTTCGACTCCCTCGCGATCCGTGTCGACGGGCCGCGCAGCTGGGACGCCGAGGTCACCGTCCGCTGGCATCTCGGCGACGGCCGGGACCCCAGCACCCTGCGCCTGAAGAACGGCGTGCTCACCCACGTACGGGGCCTCGGGCCGGCCGCCGGTGAACCGGACGTCGAGATCACCCTGGACGAACCGGCGCTGCGCGCCCTGCTGCTCGGCCGGGCCGCGCTCGCGGACCTGGTCGCCCGGGGCCGGGCCCGGGTCTGCGGCGACCCGGCCCGGCTCGCCGAGCTGACCGGCCACCTCACCGAGCCCGACCCGGACTTCGCGATCGTCACGCCCTGA